A genomic segment from Castor canadensis chromosome 1, mCasCan1.hap1v2, whole genome shotgun sequence encodes:
- the Zup1 gene encoding zinc finger-containing ubiquitin peptidase 1: MLYCDICGETVTSEPDMKTHLLIVHMENEVTCPFCKLSGMNYDEMCFHIENAHFEQNALERNFESIDTTQYGTSDNKNNTLQSKMEVNSNFHSACASKPKNSTQNLLKDSTLKHEDFYSENLTESRKFLKSREKQSEFSEIKGSIYETMYSPPECPFCGKMEECSEALETHVKTKHASFLDTPLEDCDQPLYDCPMCGLVCTNYSILQEHVDLHLEESSFRQGMDRVQCSNDLELAHQLQQEEDRKRRSEESRQEIEEFQKLQQQYGLDHSGGYKQQQLHHMEIEVNRGRMHPSEFHRIKADMMESLAVGIDDGKTKTSGIIEALHRYYQNTATDVRRVWLSTVVDHFHSSLGDKGWGCGYRNFQMLLSSLLQNDSYDCLKGMSVPCIPKIQSMIEDAWKEGFDPQGASQLNNRLQGTKAWIGACEIYTLLTSLRVKCRIIDFHKSTGPLGTHPRLFEWILNYYSSEREGNAKVVCTSKPPIYLQHQGHSRTIVGIEEKKNRTLCLLIFDPGCHSQEMQKLLKQDIEASSLKQLRKSVGNLKHKQYQIVAVEGVLSPEEKVARRQASQIFTAEKIP, encoded by the exons ATGCTTTACTGTGATATTTGTGGTGAAACAGTAACCTCAGAACCAGATATGAAGACTCACCTCCTAATTGTTCACATGGAAAATGAAGTTACATGTCCATTTTGCAAATTGTCAGGCATGAATTATGATGAAATGTGTTTTCATATTGAAAATGCTCATTTTGAGCAGAATGCTTTAGAAAGAAACTTTGAGAGCATAGACACAACACAGTATGGAACTTCAGATAACAAGAACAACACCCTACAGAGTAAAATGGAAGTTAATTCAAATTTTCATTCAGCTTGTGCATCTAAGCcaaaaaattcaactcaaaacCTGCTTAAGGATAGTACTTTAAAACATGAAGACTTTTATTCAGAGAACTTAACTGAATCTAGAAAATTCCTGAAAAGTAGGGaaaaacaatctgaattttctgaaataaaaggaTCAATTTATGAAACAATGTATAGTCCTCCTGAGTGTCCATTTTGTGGAAAAATGGAGGAATGTAGTGAAGCTCTGGAAACTCATGTAAAAACAAAGCATGCCAGTTTTTTAGACACTCCATTAGAAG ACTGTGATCAACCACTCTATGACTGTCCTATGTGTGGGCTTGTCTGTACAAATTACAGTATTCTCCAGGAACACGTTGACTTGCATTTAGAAGAAAGCAGCTTTCGACAAG GTATGGATAGAGTCCAGTGTTCTAATGATCTAGAATTGGCTCACCAACTTcaacaagaagaagacagaaaaagaagatcTGAGGAATCAAGACAAGAAATAGAAGAATTTCAGAAGCTGCAG CAACAATATGGTTTAGATCACTCTGGAGGATACAAACAACAGCAACTACATCATATGGAAATAGAAGTAAATAGGGGAAGAATGCATCCATCAGAATTTCATAGAATAAAAGCTGACATGATGGAATCACTAGCTGTTGGTATTGATGatgggaaaacaaaaacttccg GAATTATTGAAGCACTTCACAGATATTATCAGAATACTGCTACAGATGTGAGGCGTGTGTGGCTTTCTACAGTGGTGGATCACTTTCATTCATCTTTAGGCGACAAAGGTTGGGGTTGTGGTTACAGAAATTTCCAAATGCTACTTTCATCATTACTACAGAATGATTCTTATGATTGCTTGAAAG GTATGTCAGTTCCCTGTATTCCAAAAATTCAGTCTATGATTGAAGATGCATGGAAGGAAGGTTTTGATCCTCAGGGAGCCTCTCAACTCAATAATAGGTTACAGGGAACAAAGGCCTGGATTGGAGCCTGTGAAATATATACACTCCTGACTTCCCTGAGGGTAAA ATGCCGTATTATTGATTTTCACAAGTCAACTGGTCCTTTGGGTACACACCCTCGCTTGTTTGAATGGATATTGAACTATTACTCttcagagagggaaggaaatgcAAAGGTTGTGTGTACATCAAAACCTCCTATCTATCTCCAGCATCAAG GTCATAGTCGAACAATTGTTggaattgaagagaaaaaaaaccgaACATTATGTTTACTTATATTTGATCCTGGATGTCATTCTCAAGAAATGCAGAAACTATTAAAGCAAGACATAGAGGCTAGCAGTCTCAAACAACTTCGAAAATCTGTgggaaatttaaaacataagCAATACCAGATAGTGGCAGTAGAGGGTGTCCTATCTCCAGAGGAGAAAGTT GCTAGGAGACAAGCTTCTCAAATTTTTACCGCAGAGAAGATTCCTTGA